A DNA window from Christiangramia salexigens contains the following coding sequences:
- a CDS encoding 3-oxoacyl-ACP synthase III family protein, which produces MNCKITGTGSYIPNVITRNADFDQHEFYNIDGSSFPHDNETTIRKFKAITGIEERRYLDENLTTSDIAVVAGQKAIEKAGIDPETLDYIIVAHNYGDVKSSSIQSDTVPSLATRVKAHLRIKNPKCVGYDVLFGCPGWIEGMVQAQAFIKAGIAKNCLIIGAEALSRVVDKHDRDSMIFSDGAGAVVLQATEEDGGVLSHESATYAFQESEYIYFGKSNHSEATEDIRYIKMHGRKIYEFALMKVPGAMKECLDNSGKSIKDLKKIFIHQANEKMDQAIIDRFYKLYGMQAPENVMPMTIHELGNSSVATVPTLYDLVSRGKIKNQELQEGDVVMFASVGAGMNINAITYQL; this is translated from the coding sequence ATGAATTGTAAAATCACAGGAACCGGCAGCTATATTCCAAATGTAATTACCAGAAATGCTGACTTTGATCAACACGAATTCTACAACATAGACGGTAGTAGCTTTCCTCATGATAATGAGACAACTATTAGAAAATTCAAAGCTATTACGGGCATTGAGGAAAGAAGATATCTGGATGAGAATTTAACAACTTCAGATATTGCAGTCGTAGCCGGACAAAAAGCAATAGAAAAAGCAGGTATTGACCCTGAGACGCTTGATTATATTATCGTAGCACATAATTACGGTGATGTTAAGTCATCTTCTATACAAAGCGATACCGTGCCAAGTCTGGCAACTCGGGTTAAAGCACATTTGAGGATCAAGAATCCAAAATGCGTAGGTTATGATGTGTTATTTGGTTGTCCGGGATGGATTGAAGGTATGGTCCAGGCTCAGGCATTCATTAAAGCCGGAATAGCAAAAAACTGCCTTATCATTGGAGCTGAAGCATTATCCAGAGTAGTTGACAAACATGACCGTGATTCTATGATTTTTTCTGATGGTGCCGGAGCAGTGGTTCTTCAGGCTACCGAAGAAGATGGTGGTGTACTTTCTCACGAATCTGCAACCTACGCTTTTCAGGAATCAGAATATATTTATTTCGGCAAATCCAATCATTCAGAAGCAACCGAAGATATTCGTTATATAAAGATGCATGGGCGCAAGATCTATGAATTCGCATTGATGAAAGTTCCGGGCGCTATGAAAGAATGCCTTGATAATAGCGGTAAATCCATCAAGGATCTTAAAAAGATCTTCATTCATCAGGCTAACGAGAAAATGGACCAGGCTATCATAGATCGCTTCTATAAACTATACGGAATGCAGGCACCTGAAAATGTAATGCCTATGACGATCCATGAGTTAGGGAATAGCAGTGTTGCAACAGTACCTACCTTATACGACCTTGTTAGCAGAGGCAAGATCAAGAATCAGGAATTACAAGAAGGAGATGTTGTTATGTTCGCCAGCGTTGGTGCAGGAATGAATATAAATGCCATCACTTACCAGCTTTAA
- a CDS encoding methyltransferase, translating to MYENSFPEKRYKKTLDFMKEHVPPPAKILDLGVKNPFSEIMTKQGYEVSNTHGEDLDTDFSSVTNGSHEIVTAFEIFEHLLAPYNILREIKADKLVASVPLKLWFSPAYRSKTDKWDRHYHEFEDWQFDWLLEKSGWKIKDSLKWTNPVNKIGIRPLLRKFTPRYYAVYAERF from the coding sequence ATGTACGAGAATAGTTTTCCCGAAAAGCGTTATAAAAAGACCCTGGATTTTATGAAGGAACATGTTCCTCCACCCGCAAAAATCCTCGATCTTGGTGTTAAAAATCCTTTTTCTGAGATCATGACCAAGCAAGGTTATGAAGTATCAAATACTCATGGAGAAGATCTGGATACAGATTTTTCTTCAGTTACAAATGGAAGTCATGAAATTGTAACGGCTTTTGAGATATTTGAACATTTACTCGCTCCTTATAATATCCTTAGGGAAATCAAAGCTGACAAACTTGTGGCCAGCGTTCCATTAAAACTATGGTTCTCCCCCGCCTATCGCAGCAAAACTGATAAATGGGACAGGCATTATCACGAATTTGAAGATTGGCAGTTTGACTGGTTACTGGAAAAAAGCGGTTGGAAAATAAAAGACAGTCTTAAATGGACCAACCCGGTAAATAAAATTGGAATAAGACCATTACTAAGAAAATTCACTCCTCGCTATTACGCTGTGTATGCGGAAAGGTTTTGA
- the gcvP gene encoding aminomethyl-transferring glycine dehydrogenase: protein MRTDSFALRHIGPKAENLQEMLDTIGVDSIDQLIYETIPDDIRLSQALNLPKAMSENQYAEHIKKLSEKNKVFKTYIGLGYHQAILPAVIQRNILENPGWYTAYTPYQAEIAQGRLEALLNFQTMVSDLTGMEIANASLLDESTAAAEAMALLHAVRDRKQKKAEVNKFFVSQQVLPQTISLMETRADFLGIEMVVGDHTEFDFSEEYFGALVQYPGKYGQVFDYSEFVENCKNANIKTAVAADILSLVKLQAPGDLGVDVVVGTTQRFGIPLGYGGPHAAYFATKEEYKRNLPGRIIGLTKDIDGNNALRMALQTREQHIKRDKATSNICTAQVLLAVMAGMYGVYHGPQGLDFIASTVHTSAIALEESLNKLGFKQLNSAYFDTLHIKADAGKLKAIAEKHEINFYYPDAESVCISINETTTTDDLNNIVKVFSELSGKENDSIEELPTNSRIPESLQRKTDFMTHEVFNLYHSETDMMRYIKKLERKDLSLNHSMISLGSCTMKLNAASEMLPLSNPQWGNIHPFAPVEQAEGYQTVLQELEDQLTEITGFSATSLQPNSGAQGEYAGLMVIRAYHEANGEGHRNVCLIPSSAHGTNPASAVMAGMKVIVTKASENGNIDVEDLREKAIKHKDNLAALMVTYPSTHGVFESSIREVTQIIHDNGGQVYMDGANMNAQVGLTNPGKIGADVCHLNLHKTFAIPHGGGGPGVGPICVAEQLKPFLPGNPVIKTGGEKAIGAISSAPWGSSLVCLISYGYIKMLGTGGLQKATEHAILNANYIKERLKDHYKTLYSGERGRAAHEMIIDCRPFKEKGIEVTDIAKRLIDYGFHAPTVSFPVAGTMMIEPTESESKAELDRFCDALISIRQEINEASEDEPNNVLKNAPHTIHMLTSDEWNLPYSREKAAYPLSHLHDNKFWPSVRRVDEAFGDRNLMCTCPPTETYAEV from the coding sequence ATGAGAACAGATTCTTTCGCGTTACGTCACATAGGCCCTAAAGCAGAAAATCTTCAGGAAATGCTGGATACTATAGGTGTTGATTCAATAGATCAATTAATCTATGAAACCATCCCAGATGATATCAGGCTATCTCAAGCTCTTAACCTACCAAAGGCAATGAGTGAGAACCAGTATGCCGAGCATATCAAAAAGCTTTCTGAAAAAAATAAGGTGTTTAAAACCTATATTGGTTTAGGCTATCATCAGGCAATTTTACCTGCGGTAATTCAACGTAATATTCTTGAAAACCCGGGTTGGTATACTGCTTACACTCCTTATCAGGCTGAAATTGCTCAGGGACGTCTGGAAGCATTACTTAATTTCCAAACCATGGTAAGCGATCTTACGGGGATGGAAATAGCAAATGCCTCGCTTCTTGATGAATCTACCGCTGCCGCCGAAGCCATGGCGTTATTACATGCCGTGCGTGACAGAAAGCAAAAGAAAGCTGAAGTAAATAAGTTCTTTGTTTCTCAACAGGTTCTCCCTCAAACTATTTCCCTTATGGAAACCAGGGCAGATTTTCTTGGTATTGAAATGGTAGTGGGTGATCATACAGAATTTGATTTTTCTGAAGAGTATTTTGGTGCCCTGGTACAATACCCGGGGAAATACGGACAGGTTTTCGACTATTCTGAATTTGTCGAAAATTGCAAGAATGCGAATATCAAAACAGCAGTAGCTGCAGACATTCTAAGTCTTGTAAAATTACAGGCACCGGGTGATCTGGGTGTTGATGTTGTAGTTGGAACTACACAGAGATTTGGTATCCCATTAGGATATGGAGGACCGCACGCTGCTTATTTTGCTACAAAAGAAGAATATAAAAGAAACCTACCTGGTAGAATTATAGGCCTTACTAAAGATATAGATGGTAATAATGCCTTAAGAATGGCCCTTCAAACCAGGGAGCAACACATAAAAAGAGATAAGGCAACATCAAACATTTGTACTGCTCAGGTTCTTCTTGCTGTAATGGCAGGAATGTACGGGGTTTATCATGGCCCTCAAGGACTTGATTTTATTGCAAGCACGGTTCATACTTCGGCAATTGCTCTGGAAGAAAGCCTTAACAAGCTTGGATTTAAGCAATTGAATTCTGCCTATTTTGATACTCTGCACATTAAAGCCGATGCTGGCAAACTTAAAGCGATCGCAGAGAAACATGAGATAAATTTCTATTATCCGGATGCTGAAAGTGTATGTATTTCAATTAATGAAACTACCACTACAGACGATCTTAATAATATAGTTAAAGTATTTTCTGAACTTTCTGGCAAAGAAAATGACAGTATAGAAGAGCTTCCAACAAACTCACGAATCCCTGAGAGTTTACAAAGGAAGACCGATTTTATGACTCATGAGGTTTTCAATCTTTATCATTCGGAAACCGACATGATGAGATACATTAAAAAACTGGAACGCAAGGATCTTTCCCTGAATCATTCCATGATCTCACTTGGATCTTGTACTATGAAGCTGAATGCGGCCTCAGAAATGCTTCCATTAAGTAATCCTCAATGGGGTAACATACATCCTTTTGCACCGGTAGAACAGGCAGAAGGATATCAAACAGTATTACAAGAGCTGGAAGATCAACTTACAGAGATCACAGGTTTCTCCGCAACTTCACTTCAACCTAACTCTGGAGCTCAGGGAGAATATGCAGGATTAATGGTAATTAGAGCTTATCATGAAGCTAATGGAGAAGGTCACAGAAATGTATGCCTTATCCCATCTTCTGCTCACGGAACAAATCCAGCATCTGCAGTTATGGCCGGAATGAAGGTGATCGTAACAAAAGCTTCAGAAAACGGAAATATTGATGTTGAAGACCTTAGAGAAAAGGCTATAAAGCATAAAGATAATTTGGCAGCCCTTATGGTAACCTACCCTTCAACACATGGGGTGTTTGAATCTTCTATTAGAGAAGTCACTCAAATTATTCACGATAACGGAGGCCAGGTATATATGGATGGCGCGAATATGAATGCTCAGGTTGGCTTGACCAATCCTGGTAAAATTGGCGCAGATGTTTGCCATCTTAACCTTCATAAAACCTTTGCTATTCCTCACGGAGGCGGAGGACCAGGGGTTGGACCTATCTGCGTAGCAGAACAACTTAAACCTTTCCTTCCAGGCAACCCTGTAATTAAAACAGGTGGCGAAAAGGCTATTGGCGCAATTTCTTCAGCTCCCTGGGGATCTTCTTTAGTTTGCCTTATTTCTTATGGTTACATTAAAATGCTAGGAACCGGCGGACTTCAAAAAGCTACTGAACACGCTATTCTTAATGCCAACTATATCAAAGAACGATTAAAGGATCATTATAAGACATTATATTCCGGAGAAAGAGGAAGAGCGGCGCATGAGATGATCATAGATTGCAGACCTTTTAAGGAGAAAGGTATCGAAGTTACCGATATCGCCAAGAGACTTATAGATTATGGTTTCCACGCACCAACGGTCTCTTTCCCTGTTGCAGGAACAATGATGATAGAGCCAACCGAAAGTGAAAGCAAGGCAGAATTAGACCGCTTTTGCGATGCCCTGATCTCAATTAGACAGGAAATCAATGAAGCTTCAGAAGATGAGCCTAACAATGTTTTGAAAAATGCGCCACATACGATTCATATGCTAACGTCAGACGAATGGAATCTTCCTTATTCCAGAGAAAAGGCAGCATATCCATTAAGTCATCTACACGACAATAAATTCTGGCCAAGTGTACGTAGAGTAGATGAAGCGTTTGGGGATAGAAATTTGATGTGTACCTGTCCTCCAACTGAAACCTATGCAGAGGTGTAA